The genomic stretch GCTGATCTGAAGCTGCACGGCGGCGTTCAGCTGCGCCCCCTGTGGTGTCAGTGTCACGCCCGTGACCCGCAGCGTCGGCGAGGTCGGCACCGGAAGCGTCAGCGTGCGCCGCGCCGCCTCGCGCGTGGCGGCCGCCGACAGCTCCGGGTAGGGGAGACGCACCGGCACGCTGAGGTTCACGTCCGGGGTGAGCGTGTCGCTGCGGCGCAGGGCCGGGAGCGGCAGCGCCGCCTGCGTGGGCGCGCGGCCCAGCCCGGCGTCCAGGCGCAGCTGCGCGCCCAGCGTCACCTTCAGGGCGTCCGGCGTGAACCGGAACGGCGACACGCTCAGGTTCAGCGGCGTCACCCGCGCGTACGCGGCGTCCGGGGTGGGCAGCGCCCACGGCTGCTGCGCCCGCGCCCACAGGGTCCCCGCCCGCTCGCGCAGCCGCGCCTGTTCCCGCACGGCCGCGCGCACCTGCGCCGCCAGGGCGTCCAGCTGTGCCCGCACCTGCGCGTCCACCAGCGACTGCACGCTGACCCGCACGCCCTGCGCCAGCTCCACACTCAGCGGGTCGGTCCACGCGTAATCGCCGCGCACGGTCACGTCCGCCTCCCAGTCCGGCGTTATGGTCGGCACCACCGTCAGCGCCACGGTCGCCTCCCCCCCGAAATCCCGCGCCAGGAACGCCCCCACCCCGCCCGGCTCGGCGCGGAACGCCGCGCGGATCGGCACGCTGACCCGCAACCCCGAACCGTCCGGCAGCGCCTGCACCTGCACGTGCCCCGCCCGCGTCACCGTCCCCGACAGCGACACCCGCAGCAAGCCCCCCAGGAACGACCGGTCCTCGTTCACCCGCGCGAACTCCAGCGGCACCCGCGCATTCGCCGCGCCCTGCACCCCCGAGAGCGGCACCGACACCGGCACCGTGACCACCGAGGGAGCGGAAGCGGCCAGTGCAGCAGGAGCAGACATGAGAGCAGTCAACACCACCGGCGTGAGACCACGCATCAGGCGAACGGAGGAGCGGAGCACAGCAGAGGCGGGCATTCCCCAGACGCTACCCGGCCCGCATGAGGCCATACCCCGTGGATTAACCAAGCGTGACTACTCTCACGGTGCAGCGCCGGAGCCTGACCTGGGCGCGCAGAGGAGCCCCCATGAACGAGCCGATCCGCCCATACCCCGCCGACGACCACGACCACCACGACGACCTGAACAACCTGGGCCTGCAGGCCGACACGAACATGCTCGCGCGCAGCGTCCTCGACCGCCGCCACGTCCTGGGCCTGGGCCTGCTCGGCATCGGGCTGCTGGCCAGCAGCCGCGTCAGCGCCGCTACCGGCACCAGCGCCGCCTGCACCCCCATTCCCAGCGAGACGGCCGGGCCGTACCCTGCCGACGGGTCGGTCGCCAGCGGCCAGAGCCTGAACGTCCTGACCCGCAGCGGCGTCGTCCGCCGCGACCTGCGCGGCAGCCTCGGCACCGGCAACGTGGCGCCCGGCGTGCCCCTGACCCTCACGCTGAAACTCGTGAACACGAATGGCAGCTGCGCGCCCCTGCGCGGGTACGCCGTGTACGCCTGGCACTGCACCGCCGACGGCAACTACAGCATGTACAGCGCCCCCATCGTCGGCGAGGACTACCTGCGCGGCGTGCAGGTCAGCGACGCGGGCGGCAACGTCACCTTCCAGACTGTCGTGCCCGGCTGCTACCCCGGCCGCTGGCCCCACATCCACTTCGAGGTGTACCCCACCCTCGCCAGCGCCACGAACGCCCGCAACCGGATCCAGACGTCACAGCTGGCCCTCCCGCGGGCCATGTGCCAGCAGACGTACACCCAG from Deinococcus soli (ex Cha et al. 2016) encodes the following:
- a CDS encoding DUF4403 family protein, with product MSAPAALAASAPSVVTVPVSVPLSGVQGAANARVPLEFARVNEDRSFLGGLLRVSLSGTVTRAGHVQVQALPDGSGLRVSVPIRAAFRAEPGGVGAFLARDFGGEATVALTVVPTITPDWEADVTVRGDYAWTDPLSVELAQGVRVSVQSLVDAQVRAQLDALAAQVRAAVREQARLRERAGTLWARAQQPWALPTPDAAYARVTPLNLSVSPFRFTPDALKVTLGAQLRLDAGLGRAPTQAALPLPALRRSDTLTPDVNLSVPVRLPYPELSAAATREAARRTLTLPVPTSPTLRVTGVTLTPQGAQLNAAVQLQISGPLGLRLSATTDVRGTPTLDAAGQVLTLRNVTVTTRRAGLTGRVLAWLADARAQAYVTQAARFDLRPRLDAVRAQVQGRLPFSPAPGVTLGGTLRALKVTDVRVTPDALVVTGEALGTLDASVDVGRAVR
- a CDS encoding intradiol ring-cleavage dioxygenase, with protein sequence MNEPIRPYPADDHDHHDDLNNLGLQADTNMLARSVLDRRHVLGLGLLGIGLLASSRVSAATGTSAACTPIPSETAGPYPADGSVASGQSLNVLTRSGVVRRDLRGSLGTGNVAPGVPLTLTLKLVNTNGSCAPLRGYAVYAWHCTADGNYSMYSAPIVGEDYLRGVQVSDAGGNVTFQTVVPGCYPGRWPHIHFEVYPTLASATNARNRIQTSQLALPRAMCQQTYTQAAYGSSARFLSQTSLSRDNIFSDGYAAQLPTVTGNATKGYSATLTVGLAR